The following DNA comes from Verrucomicrobiia bacterium.
GCAACATGCGTGCCCTAGCGACGCTCGCCATCGTGTTCTGGGTGGAGGCCCACCTGATGGCGGCCATCGTTCCGCGCCCGCCGGAGGTGGCTTGGCTGGAAATGGAGGAGCCTCCCCCGCCTCCACTGATCATGCCAACCCTGACGATCTCGACCAACGACGTGGACCAGTCGAGCATCATGGTCTTCCGTTGGCCTCCTCGCTCGGAACCCGCCGCCAGCCTCACGACAGCCAGGGAGGCAGGAGGCGTGGTGCCGATACCGCACGCGGAGAGGAAGTACTCGGTCAAATGGGCCTACAGCGAGGTTGGGGCTCGACGGGTCAGGAAGTTTACCGAGAGTCATGTTGGTCAACGCGTCCAGATCAGGATTGGCACCTTTTCGACGCCGCCGTTTTCGATCGATCATCCGAACCGCGCTGGGCGGGAAGGAATGCACGGGATGTCCGATGCCGACGCGAAAGCAATTTTCGTGGGCCTGGGCGGCAACGAGGAGCATGGCTCACGTTGGTGGCCCCGATAGCCCTCTCCATGCGCATCCCCGTCATCAAGGGAACGATCAAGCGCCTGCTCCCAGCCCTCTTCCGGCCAAAGCTCCACAATGGACATTCCGTTGCAGGCGTTTGCCTCATCCGACTGGAGCACATTCGGCCTAGCAGAAGTCCGACCGCGTTTGGCATTTCCAGTGAGAACGCCGCTCACCGGATTGTCGTTCAGTGGACGGATGACGCTGGGGTTGAGCGGGAGGGGGTGTTTGTCCCTCGCCGGGACACCGGCTCGATCCTGAACCGGATTGCCGGAGGAAGGCTCTTCCCAGGGGAGCACCACGCGGCTCGGTTCGAGGTTGTAGACGTAGACGGGCACATCGAGTTCGCGATGCGATCCGATGACGGCAAGGCCGAGGTCAAGGTGGTCGGGAATGAGACGGAAACCCTGCCAGCCGGTTCGATCTTCGGATCGCTGCCGGAAGCATCCGCGTTCTTTGAGGGCGGGAGCCTTGGGTACTCGGTGACGAAAGATGCGGACCGCCTGGACGGGCTCCTCCTACGCACCTTGGGATGGCGGGTTGGGGCCTTATCGGTGGCGAGTGTGCGGTCCAGTTTCTTCGAGGATCGCGCCGTCTTTCCTGAGGGGTCGGTGGAGTTTGATCATGTCCTGATCATGCGGGACATCCGTCACGAGTGGCACAAGGCGGAAGATCTGTTTACAGGAAGCAAGGCTTCAACGGCCCCGGCGTTCCGCTGATCATCCCGCGTGTGGTCATCCGCCCTTTTGATCCTGACGACGAAGAAGACGTAGTCCGCCTGTGGCAACGCTGTGATCTCGTTCGACCCTGGAACGACCCTCGCAAGGACATCCGCCGAAAGCTCGAAGTCCGGCCGGACCTCTTTCTCGTGGGAACGGTCGATAACAAGATCGCAGCGACCGTGATGCTGGGGTACGAGGGACACCGGGGCTGGATCAATTATCTGGCCGTAGACCCGGATCACCAGCGCCATGGATACGGACGCGCCTTGATGGCGGAAGCGGAGCGACTACTGCGGGCGGCAGGCTGTCCTAAGATCAACCTCCAGATTCGTGCGACCAATCAGGGCGTCATCGAGTTCTACCGGCGACTCGGCTACGCGGTCGATGATGTCGTGAGCATGGGCAAGCGCCTAGAGTGCGATGATGGGCCGTCGTGAACCATCGTCGTGAGGCCTGCGTTACTGGGTCACCCACAATGGCTGTCCTTGAAATCATTTGGGAGATCGCGGACTTCTTCTGTTCGTGGAGACTTTATCTCTGCCTTGGCCCAGCGCTTCTGGGCGCGTTCTTCCTGCACGATTCGTTTCCAGACGCCTCCTGGCCTTGGTTCATCTCAATTCCTGTAGTCATCACGGCATTATGCGGCGGCCTATATTGGGACTGGCGGGCGCGCCGTATCTGCTGAGCCACGCACTCAACTACTTCTTCGCGGCGCGGAACTTCGCCCACCGGGCTCTCTGTGCGGCGGCGATCTTGGCGCGGGCCTCCGGGCTCATCTTCCGCCGCTGCGCCTTTACCGGAGCGCCATTCGCCACGGCCACCTTTCGGCCGGACCCCTGTGGGCGACCCCGGCGCTTGCCGGTCGTCTTGGTGGCGCTGGCAAAGAGGCCAACGAGTTCTGCCTGGAGCTCTTCGATCTGCTGAATGATCGAGTTGGCGCGTGTAAGGGTTTCGGCGGTTGGGATCATATCGGTGATTGTCAGAGGGAATAGAACCGCTCGCCGCGGACATTGCTCCACCAATCTATTAACCTTCACCCTTGGGGGTGCAATGCTGGCTGAGCGACCGGATGGCCGGTTGGAGGCTGGACGGATCAATGAACCGTGACTCCCCCTGCGCCGGGACCATCGGCTCCGGTTCCTCCTTTGGCGGAACGATGGGGGTGCCATCTTCCCAGGTCGCGCCGGGCGGGAACTGGATGCCCCAGTCGTGATGACGGCGACAGTCCTCAACGTTGGCGTAGGTGACGAGGGTCATTCCGGACCAGCACCATTGCCCATCTCGGAAGCTTTGGAGGTCGAAAAGGTATCGTCCAGCCCGGCAATCCTCGCATTCACAACCCGAAGTCGTCATCGGAACGATGCGGCAGGTCATGGCTTACCTGTACCATTCGGCGCCCGCGAATGCAAAGTCGCTTACTGGCGCACCGCATTAACGCCGCTGAGATGCCGGATGCCTTCGGAAGGGAGGCGAGGTCTGACTTCTCCTTCGTGGATCGAGATCAGCCCAAACGCTTCGCCGCGACCCTGACCGATGGCGCTGCCAAGAATCCCAGGAGAGATGGTAGGGGTGGCAGGACTCGAACCTGCATCAGCCGCTTATCTAACGGTAATCAGTAAGCGGTCGGTGAACCACGCCTACGCAGGGTGGTTTGGGTGTGGTGAACTGGCGAGGTGAAGAAGAGTCCTCGAAGGATTGGAACCGGTCGGCGACGGCCTTGCACCCCGGCCTCGGAACGCCAGCGTCTGGTAAAGGCCTGGAAAGGCAGCAGCCAAACCCAGCGCGAGTTCGCCAGGAGCCACGGCATCCCCTACCCCACATTCTGCAATTGGATTCGCCGCGACGGCCAGGCCGGAGCCGGCGGGCGTGCCACGGCCGGGATCGAGTTTGAGGAGATCCGCTTCCCGAACCTCGGTCCGGCGGTTCCGATCGCGGCCACGACGCCTTGGGAGGCCGAGGTCCGATGGCCATCGGGCCTGGTGGTGGCGTTGGCGCCGGGTATGGCGGCGGCACGTCATCGTGCGTCCGAAGTAAGTGCGCAAGGAGGCCTTCGCGATCGCACCGCTGCCGGCGCAGCCGATCGACAAGGGGATGGTGGGGGCGGGTCTTCTGGCGTGGCTGCTGATGAGCAAGTTCGTGGACCACCTTCCGCTGTATCGGCTGGCCGCCATGCTCCATCGGCAACACGGGGTGGAGATTCCGAGGAACACGCTGAGCGGATGGGTGGAACAGGCGGCCGACTTGTTGAAGCTGGTCTATCTGGCGATGCGGGACAGGCATCGAACGCGCAGCTATCTGCAGGTGGATGAAACGCCGGTGCGTTGCCTGGACGCGGCTGCGCCGAACGGGATACGGCGGGGATACTTCTGGGTCTATCTGGATCCGGGAGGGGAAGTGCTTTTCCAGTGGAGTGAAGGCCGGGCGCACGATGCGCCCAAGGAGTTCCTTGGGTCCTACAGGGCCATCCTGCAGGTGGACGGCTATTCGGCGTACGAGACCCTGGTGAAGGCGCACTCGCGCGAGGTAAGCCTGAGCTACTGCTGGGCGCACGCGCGCCGGGCGATCACGGAAGCCCAGGCGGATGTACGCCGTGGCCGGGTGAGGCGCGGGGGCGGAACGCAGGCGGGGCAACAGGGACGGCATCTTGCAGGACGCGGATGCGCCACCGTGGGCGGATGCGCGGCTCCTGCCGGTTCAAGGGGGAGAGCTTCCGGGCGATGCGCCGCGCGACCTGGGCACGCCGACGAATTCAACCGGATCGAGCCTGCAGGTGTGGTCGAGCGGGCCCGCCAGAGTAAAGAGCCGGGGTTCGCGGGCGAAGGCGAAGACTCGGCAAAGCTGGTACTGATCGCCAATCTCTCCAGAGGAACGGACTTCGTTTCGTGAGACGAAGAATGGTGTCATCTCGCCGAACCGCGTGGTCTTGACTTCGACAAACCGCTCCCGGCCGTCGGTTTCGTAAGAGAGAATGTCGTAGCCGAGCCCGTCCCCCCGGGTTTGGGACACGTGCTCGATCCGGTCGGCGAGTGTCCTCTGGCCGGCCCGCCAAAGGCGTTCGTGCTCGAAGCGGAGCACCAAGCGCTCCCCTTCCAAGCCGAGGGAGGTGTTCCGGGCCTCGATCGCCAGATAGTCCCTCTTTGCTGAGGGTTGGCGTCGAGGGGCGCGATCGCGGAAGGCGTAGCTGTCCTCGACACCCGCCGGGGCGGGCACCTCGATGGTCAGGAGGTCAGAGGGGAGCCGAGGGGCGGTTGGCGTCGCAACAACGGCGGTTGCGACGATTTCCTGAAGGCGACGTTCGCCATCCAATCGATGCTCAATGACGGATCGCAGCAGGTCCTGGTAGTTCCCGAGAGGCTTGTACCCCTCGATGTACGGGAAACCGAGCTCGATCAAAACGGCGCTGATGTTCTGGTGCTTTCGCTCGATGGACCCGTGCGTCCGGCGACCGAGTACCCGCTGCAGGGCTCGGTTGTGGGCTGCCTTATTGTAGGGTTCGCCTCCGAGTTCGCTGGCGAGCATCGCCAGATAGTCGGCGACCACGGCTTCGACCTCCTCGCGTGACCAGTCTTCAGCCATGGAAGGTTCGAATGTGCCGTTCGCCTACGCGCATTGGGGGTGCGGGACATGCAAGCCAAGGAGATCTCCGATGACAAGCCTCCGTGGGGATTGCAGACGCTGACCCTGCCCACGCGCCGCTGGTTTCCACGAGAGTCGCCGCGTAGGCTGACTCCGCACGCAATGGACGGGAAAACACTCCAGTTCTACGCGGAACATGCGCCCACGGTGGCGGCGCGGTATGCCGGGGCCGAGAGCGCGGCAGCGCGGCGTTTTCATGAGGTCTTCGCGGCTGGTGGTCGAATTCTGGATGTGGGTTGCGGCTCCGGACGCGATCTCCAAGCGCTCGTCGACGCCGGGTTCGAGGCCGAGGGAGTCGATGCCTGCGAGGCCTTGTTGACCGAGGCGAAGCGCCGGTACCCGGCCCTGGCGGGCCGGCTTCGACGGGATTCGCTGCCCGATCTGGGCACGATCCTCGACGCCAGTTCTGACGGCATCCTGTGCTGGGCTGTGCTGATGCACGTGCCGGCGGAGCGGCTCTTCGACACGCTGTTCAACTTGCGCCGCGTGTTGCGACCCGGCGGGCGACTGCTGATTTCCACTCCGCTTCAGGGGCCTCGCGTCGATGCCGAGACCCATCGCGACCCCGACGGGCGGTTGTTCAACGAGGTGCCTCCGGAGCAGTTCCAGTTCCTCTTCGAAAAGGTGGGTTTCCGTCGAACGAATCGCTGGGATTCAGGGGACACTCTCGGCCGGTCTGAGCGCACTTGGGCGACGCAGGCGTTTGTCCTGGAGGGGCAGAGCTCGTCCCTCCGATTCGCGCCTCCTCCCCCACAACTCCGGGATGCACCGAAGCTGCCCATTCGAGGAAAAGCGACTTGAGGTCCCGGCTGGAAGAAGGGAACAAGGGGCCCCGGCATGTCCGCCCTGAAAAGGAAGCGATCCAAACCATTGAAGCCAGAGCCCTTCCTGGGGAAGTGGCGGTTGATCGAAATGGAGCAGTGGGACGAGGAGTTCATCGATCTCGTCGAGACCGGTCACGTCGTGTTCAAGCGCGGCGGTGGTGGACAGATGGTGTTTGGGGCCGTCCACCTGACGTTGCATTGGGTCCCCGATGAGGAGGACCGGGCGGAGTTCACGTTCGAGGGGTTCGACGAAATGGATGAAGTGTCCGGACGGGGATGGGCCGCGGTCGAATCGGGCGTCATGCGCGGCGCCATCTACTTCCACCTCGGCGATGACTCCACCTTTCTCGCCGAGAAGTGGCCCCCGAGGAAGGCCCGCGCATGACGCGAGTCCTCAACCGCGACGCCATCCTCGCGGACATGGATGGGTGGCCGGAGAAGTGGCAGGGCATGCCATCCGATATCGACGTCGGGCGGCTCCTGATCGAGGGGATGCGGCCGTTCGCGGAGAGTCTGATGAACGAAGGGCGGGCGGCCGGGACGGTCCATCGACACCTGAACGGTCTTTGGCTGCTCGGAGGACACATCGTGGGGCAGGCCCAGCATGCTTCGGAACTCCGTTCGCTGTCTGGCAGCGAGCTGCTGTTGCGGTTCGTCGACCAGGAGGGTGGTCCGCTTTGCCGGCACATCTCGACGGAGGACGAGCAGCGGAGGTTCGACGCCACGTGCCGCAAGCTCCATGGATTCCTGGCGGCGAACCGGCCGGCTTGAGTCTTGCGCCTGAAGTCGCCGGGGAAAGCCGGTTCCGGCCTCGGGATCGGGGGGACGGGTCAACCCCTCGGTTCATTCCGCGCCTTCCATGAGTCCATGCGGTCGAGCAGAGCGATTGCATCAGTCGCGTCTCGGCAACGGTGCTGCCGGGTCCCGGGGAATCCCGGACGGCACGGACGGTGTCGATCAAGGCCCGTGTCCGTTCAGGGTCACCGACGAGGGATCCGACGAATCGGTCAACCCCCCAAGCGGCCCGGCGGAGAGCATCGGCCCGATCCGCCATCGGCGGGTCCACGAGGCACCGGCGGATGTCCATCAGTGCCAGTTCGAAGCTGCGGCGTTGCGGGGTCACGTTGGCTGTAGCCGATTGACCTTCCTGGGTGGGCGTCGCGCAACCCTGAACGCTCAGGGACGGCCCCCTTGGCTGGAAGTCTTTGTTCATAGGGCATCCCAAGGCGGGGGAACGGGCTGCGATCTTCTGCAGCCTGATGGCGAGTTGCCGGCTGCACGGGATCAATCCGTGTGAGAGACGGGACGTGCTCCCCAGTCCTCACCCTTTCGGTTCAAGCCTTGTCACGTCCGTGAATCCGTCCAGGTCCTGGTCGAAGGAGATGGCGGGAATCTTCCTCGCAGCCGCCTTCGCGGCGATCAACGCGTCCGGAAAATCGATCGGATGCGCTCCGTAACGCACCAACGCGTCGCTCAACACGGCCGGTTCGTGGGCACTGATGAACGGGTTGTGCATAAAATCCAGCAGCGCCGCCGCAATGTCCCCCCGGGCGCGGCGATAGACCTTCTCCATGACGAAGGTCACCTCGGCCACGGTGGCATCGAGAAGGAGGAGTTCCCAATCCCGCTCCTCGGCGCGCCGGAGGAAACCTGTCGTCGCAGGGCTTTGCTTGGGGTCGTCCTGCAAGAAGAACCGCAGCAGCACATTGGCATCGAGGACCCCGGCCTTCATCGCTTGGCGTGCTTCCGGCGGTAATGCTCAGCCTTCACCCGTTCGATGGCAGCCTTTTCCTCCCCACGGTTCACCACCGGCATGTCGTCGGTCCTGAGACAGCCCGCCAGCGCAGTGATGCCTCGGACGGGGATGACCGTCAGAACGCCGTCGACAACCGCCCAGCGGAGACGGTGTCCAATGGCCAGAGAAGGAACCTCCTTGCGAATTTCCTCCGGGATGGTGACCTGCCACTTCGAGGTGATAACCACTGACGTCATGGGCACAATCGTACCCGGACGTACTGTTCTTACGCAAGGCACGTCGTAAGACTAAAGAACCTCCGCACCGATCCGACCAACCCCGTGGCCTCCTCCAGAAACGCGTGCTCGAAGGCGCTCGCATACGCTGCCACCGAGCCTTTGGACAGCCGCAGCCGACGGGCCGTCTGGCGCCAATCCACCACCGCGGCCAAGACCTCGCGCAGAATCGGCTTCGCCTCGGCCGGACGGAGACCGAATCGCGGAGCCGCGTCCAGAGCGACGGCGACGCACGGGGCTTCCTGTTCCTCCGTCACCGCGGTCTTCGGCGTTTGCGCGCGGTCCATCTCCGGAACCGGGTCGAGGCCGTAGGCCGGTGAGAGCGACCAATGCCCGGATCTTCGCATCAGGAATCCGTGGTTGCGGAGATGGTCGTCGTCGTTGCTTGCCAGGCAACTCCTTACCCTTCAGGCAAGAGTGGCACCTGTTCCGCCTTTGCGGCCGCCCGCAACCCATTGTCCAGAGACCCAAGCGCCACACCGTGCCGGATCGCCGCCTCCAGGTACGCCGCATCGTAAATGCTCAGCTTGTGTTTCCGAGCCAGTGCATGGGCGCCGCTCCACGCCTCCTCGAACGCCGAGGCGTCCACCTCGATGGGAAGCGCCTTCAGATGGGCGAGATGCCGGTGGCTTTCAGCCGAAGTGATGCGGTTCCTGCGTTCGGCCATCAGGAGTCCGTTGGCGACCTCCCAGCGCCAAAGCGCGGGCACATGGGCCACGGCTCCGTTGCCGAGGCTGTCCAGAATCGCATCGCTCTCTGGGGTCGCTTCGTCTTCGATCACAAACGTCAGCGCCAAAGAGGAATCCAGAACCAGATTCATTGACGTCCTTCGTTGATCAGGTCCTTGACCCGGAGCTTTGGCAGGCCGCGCGGGTTCAACAGACTCCGCGACGCCTTCATGTCCGCGATGGTCCGCCGGACATCCTCCAGACTCGGGCGACCGGCAGGCACAAGCTGGGCCGCCTCCGCGCCGTGGAGGGTGATGGAGAAACTCTCACCGCGGCGGACGCGGTCGAGCAACTCGGAGAACTTCGCCTTCGCTTCGGAGGCCGGAATGGTCGTCGGCATGGTTTCACCTTAGGTTGACTGATTTGACCGGTCTCTGACCAGTTTATCCGTCGCCTCGTCCACTCGCAACCCCGTCTGCGAATCCTCCGGGAACTGCTCATCGGCCCGATGGCCGCGCGGGTCGAAGTGGTCGGCGTGGCCACCGACGATCCACGACGCGCCTACACGCATAACGCAGTCTCCATCATCCTGGTGCATGCTCCCCTTCCGCTGCCCGGAGCGGCGTCAACGGAAGGGTTTCCCAGGATTGACGCCGGGATCATGTTATACATCCTTGTGCAACATGAAGACTGCGACGCTGCGTCAACTGCGGCATGAGTTCGGTTCCGTGCTGGCCCTGGTGGAGCAGGGAGAGGCCGTCGCGATCACCAAGCGCGGAAAGCCGATCGCTGTCCTGTCGCCTCCCGCACGGGCGAAGACGCCCAAGGCCAAGCATCGTCCGGACTTCGCCGCACGCCTGAAGCGGATCTATGGCGACACGATCGTTCCCGGAGACGTTGTGGTCGAGGAGCGGCAAACGCACCTTTCGTGATGGCTCCGTGGCGCCATCCGAGAAAGCGACCACCTTGATGGCCTACGCCGATTCGAGCTTTTTGGCTCGTGTCTACACGCCCCACGCGGATTCCGTAAAGGCATTGGGCTGGATGCAGAAGGCGAAGGATCCGTTGCCTTTTACGCCGTTGCATCGACTCGAACTCCGCAACGCCATACGGCTTCGCGTCTTCCGCGGAGAGATCAGCGCCGAGCAACGGAAACTGGCACTGCTGGAGGTCGAATCGGATTTGGACTCCGCCATCCTTACCCACACCCCCATCCCTTGGACGGAAGCATTCCGCGAAACCGAGGAACTCGGTGCGAAACACACGGAAGACCTCGGGGTACGCAGCATTGACCTGCTCCACGTCGGGATTGCCATCGCGTTGAAGGCAACGGACTTCCTAACGTTCGATACGCGGCAGGGGATTCTCGCGAGGGCTGCCGGACTCCGGGTGAGGCCGTGAATCGGCAATGGGTTGAGGATTGTTCATGGCACAATCCCCGAAAGCCCGAAACCCTCTCCACACCACAACCGGCGCTCTCACGCCGTGACGCTGACTGCTGGCATCGGGTCGAGCGGTTCTCCGTTGGCGAGGCGCTCAGCCAGGCTCCAGAGGCCTTTGTTCAGTTCGACCTTGGAGTCGATGCCGCGCAAACCCCGCACCGTCCGCAGTCGCCCCCGGCGATCCCGGTGACCGTCCGCCACGCCGCCCCGGATCAGGTTCTCCTGGACCCGGTTCAACGTGTGCCAGAGGTCCGACCCTTCATCCTCCGGCCGCCGCGCCCCGAGGAGCGTGGCGGGCGAGACAGGGGCCTCGATCTCCGGCGGATACCGGAGACGCAACGCCCGCTCGGCGAACGCCAGCGCTTCCGCGGATTCGAGAATCCGCGTTAGTGGGCGCCATCCAGACCTTCGGCCAATTGATCCACTGCCATCCCCACATCCACGCGTTGGTGACCGAGGGGGTGTTCCTGCCGGACGGCACGTTCCTGGCGTTGCCCAAGCTGGCGAGCGAACCGTTCCTCAAGCTCTGGGAACAGGAGGTCTTCGAGCTGCTCCTGGCCGAGGGTAACATCACCGAAGAGGTCGTCGCGAACGGGCGCTCCTGGAAGCATTCG
Coding sequences within:
- a CDS encoding GNAT family acetyltransferase, with amino-acid sequence MVIRPFDPDDEEDVVRLWQRCDLVRPWNDPRKDIRRKLEVRPDLFLVGTVDNKIAATVMLGYEGHRGWINYLAVDPDHQRHGYGRALMAEAERLLRAAGCPKINLQIRATNQGVIEFYRRLGYAVDDVVSMGKRLECDDGPS
- a CDS encoding DUF3883 domain-containing protein, producing MAEDWSREEVEAVVADYLAMLASELGGEPYNKAAHNRALQRVLGRRTHGSIERKHQNISAVLIELGFPYIEGYKPLGNYQDLLRSVIEHRLDGERRLQEIVATAVVATPTAPRLPSDLLTIEVPAPAGVEDSYAFRDRAPRRQPSAKRDYLAIEARNTSLGLEGERLVLRFEHERLWRAGQRTLADRIEHVSQTRGDGLGYDILSYETDGRERFVEVKTTRFGEMTPFFVSRNEVRSSGEIGDQYQLCRVFAFAREPRLFTLAGPLDHTCRLDPVEFVGVPRSRGASPGSSPP
- a CDS encoding class I SAM-dependent methyltransferase, with protein sequence MDGKTLQFYAEHAPTVAARYAGAESAAARRFHEVFAAGGRILDVGCGSGRDLQALVDAGFEAEGVDACEALLTEAKRRYPALAGRLRRDSLPDLGTILDASSDGILCWAVLMHVPAERLFDTLFNLRRVLRPGGRLLISTPLQGPRVDAETHRDPDGRLFNEVPPEQFQFLFEKVGFRRTNRWDSGDTLGRSERTWATQAFVLEGQSSSLRFAPPPPQLRDAPKLPIRGKAT
- a CDS encoding PIN domain-containing protein, giving the protein MKAGVLDANVLLRFFLQDDPKQSPATTGFLRRAEERDWELLLLDATVAEVTFVMEKVYRRARGDIAAALLDFMHNPFISAHEPAVLSDALVRYGAHPIDFPDALIAAKAAARKIPAISFDQDLDGFTDVTRLEPKG
- a CDS encoding HipA domain-containing protein, with amino-acid sequence MASNDDDHLRNHGFLMRRSGHWSLSPAYGLDPVPEMDRAQTPKTAVTEEQEAPCVAVALDAAPRFGLRPAEAKPILREVLAAVVDWRQTARRLRLSKGSVAAYASAFEHAFLEEATGLVGSVRRFFSLTTCLA
- a CDS encoding type II toxin-antitoxin system VapC family toxin, producing the protein MNLVLDSSLALTFVIEDEATPESDAILDSLGNGAVAHVPALWRWEVANGLLMAERRNRITSAESHRHLAHLKALPIEVDASAFEEAWSGAHALARKHKLSIYDAAYLEAAIRHGVALGSLDNGLRAAAKAEQVPLLPEG
- a CDS encoding type II toxin-antitoxin system prevent-host-death family antitoxin, with the translated sequence MPTTIPASEAKAKFSELLDRVRRGESFSITLHGAEAAQLVPAGRPSLEDVRRTIADMKASRSLLNPRGLPKLRVKDLINEGRQ
- a CDS encoding type II toxin-antitoxin system prevent-host-death family antitoxin is translated as MKTATLRQLRHEFGSVLALVEQGEAVAITKRGKPIAVLSPPARAKTPKAKHRPDFAARLKRIYGDTIVPGDVVVEERQTHLS
- a CDS encoding type II toxin-antitoxin system VapC family toxin, whose product is MMAYADSSFLARVYTPHADSVKALGWMQKAKDPLPFTPLHRLELRNAIRLRVFRGEISAEQRKLALLEVESDLDSAILTHTPIPWTEAFRETEELGAKHTEDLGVRSIDLLHVGIAIALKATDFLTFDTRQGILARAAGLRVRP